One window of the Torulaspora delbrueckii CBS 1146 chromosome 6, complete genome genome contains the following:
- the TML25 gene encoding palmitoyl-(protein) hydrolase (similar to Saccharomyces cerevisiae YLR118C; ancestral locus Anc_8.314), which translates to MSTAVRVAAKVQPAEQALIIFHGLGDSGSGWSFLADFLQKDPSFQHTKFIFPNAPTIPVTVNSGMRMPAWFDILEWSLSPSRADVEGTLRSLNVIQKYVQEQIDAGIKPENIIVGGFSQGAAISLASSMTLPVKVGGFVALSGFCCAPFEAFQSSSSKNLDTPIFHGHGDDDPVVPLQSGKAAKEFYTSKCGMQNYDFRVYRGLEHSTSPEEIFDLIEFIKNVFSMSRS; encoded by the coding sequence ATGTCAACCGCTGTAAGAGTTGCTGCCAAGGTACAGCCTGCTGAGCAAGCTTTGATCATATTCCATGGTTTGGGTGATTCAGGTAGTGGCTGGTCGTTCCTCGCAGACTTTCTTCAGAAGGATCCTTCATTCCAACATACCAAGTTCATATTCCCCAATGCACCCACCATTCCAGTTACTGTCAATTCTGGAATGAGAATGCCAGCATGGTTCGATATCCTCGAATGGTCTTTATCTCCATCAAGAGCTGATGTTGAAGGTACATTGAGGTCGCTCAATGTAATCCAAAAATACGTTCAAGAACAGATTGACGCGGGTATCAAACCAGAGAATATCATTGTAGGTGGATTTTCTCAAGGTGCTGCCATTTCTTTGGCATCTTCGATGACCTTACCAGTGAAGGTTGGCGGATTCGTCGCTTTATCTGGATTCTGTTGCGCACcatttgaagcttttcaatcttcGAGCAGCAAGAATCTTGACACACCAATCTTTCATGGTCATGGTGACGATGATCCGGTAGTGCCATTACAAAGTGGGAAGGCAGCCAAGGAGTTTTATACCAGTAAGTGTGGTATGCAGAACTACGATTTCAGAGTTTATCGCGGTTTAGAGCATTCTACATCCCCAGAGGAGATATTCGACCTCATtgagttcatcaagaatgTCTTCAGCATGAGCAGATCTTAA
- the SRN2 gene encoding ESCRT-I subunit protein SRN2 (similar to Saccharomyces cerevisiae SRN2 (YLR119W); ancestral locus Anc_8.315) yields MSSELNRDIPLPENVELLSSQEVFELVTQHKRQLESYVAAFNPQEELKADVLNLKVQLQELEGKFKGLEEERAKVQEQLEECRILESQYVKRWQDQHQKIDKKYNEDLLKAVLEIQMTEVEDDSFKLEEKLKEDDDLDVFLDQYIEMRTNYHIKREKLATWNAQGTLRVR; encoded by the coding sequence ATGTCCTCTGAACTGAACCGTGATATACCGTTACCGGAAAATGTGGAACTGCTATCCTCACAAGAGGTTTTTGAACTAGTCACTCAGCACAAACGACAATTAGAGTCATATGTTGCTGCATTTAACCCTCAAGAGGAATTGAAAGCCGATGTGttaaatttgaaagtacAACtgcaagaattggaagGAAAGTTCAAAGGTTTAGAAGAAGAGCGGGCTAAAGTACAAGAACAGCTTGAAGAATGTCGCATATTGGAATCTCAGTACGTGAAAAGATGGCAAGACCAGCATCAGAAGATAGACAAAAAGTATAATGaggatcttttgaaagcagTATTGGAAATCCAAATGACAGAAGTGGAAGATGACAGCTTCAAACTAGAGGAAAAGttaaaagaagatgacgatttGGATGTGTTCTTAGACCAATATATCGAGATGCGAACAAACTATCACATAAAGAGAGAAAAACTAGCTACTTGGAACGCTCAGGGTACATTACGAGTAAGATGA
- the PEX7 gene encoding Pex7p (similar to Saccharomyces cerevisiae PEX7 (YDR142C); ancestral locus Anc_8.316): MLGYHIPGYSGYGVQYSPFFDNRLAVVSGSNFGLVGNGKLFILDIDPQGKIHESNSFLTQDCLFDVAWNELHENQVLVAQGDGSLRLFDTKLAQYPIAIFKEHQKEVFSCNWNLLNKNTFVSSSWDGTVKIWSPTRKDSLLTLTPQPLKTVNRVDHSMNIPMSNQRNHADITRNKNCIYQAQFSPHDPNLVMCCSGNSYITIFDLRQPPSPTNQRNFLGHSGLEALTCDFNKYRPHTIATGGVDNVIRIWDLRMTSKNNSSPSICVNEVVGGHELAVRKVCWSPHHSNIFLSTSYDMTCCVWQDVSYTDRRSTGKTNSIDPNRGCRFKFTQHSEFVYGADWSLWGQPGYIASTAWDGNVFIWNAFQR; the protein is encoded by the coding sequence ATGCTAGGATATCACATCCCTGGCTATAGCGGCTACGGCGTACAATACTCCCCATTCTTTGATAACAGATTGGCAGTGGTCTCTGGCTCGAATTTTGGGTTGGTAGGGAACGGGAAGCTTTTTATTTTAGATATCGATCCACAGGGGAAGATTCACGAATCAAACTCTTTCCTGACCCAAGATTGCCTCTTTGATGTTGCGTGGAATGAACTACATGAGAATCAAGTACTTGTTGCCCAGGGAGATGGATCTCTACGATTATTTGATACAAAACTGGCTCAATATCCAATAGctatcttcaaagaacatcAAAAGGAGGTCTTCAGTTGCAACTGGAACCTTTTAAACAAGAATACATTTGTCAGTAGTTCCTGGGATGGTACAGTTAAAATATGGTCTCCAACAAGGAAGGACAGTTTATTGACGCTTACACCACAACCTTTGAAGACAGTGAATCGAGTAGATCACAGTATGAACATACCGATGTCCAACCAGAGAAACCATGCAGACATCACCAGAAATAAGAATTGCATTTATCAGGCTCAATTTTCACCTCATGACCCCAATTTAGTGATGTGTTGCTCTGGGAACTCTTATATAACTATATTCGATTTGAGACAACCACCATCGCCGacaaatcaaagaaactttttGGGTCACTCAGGATTAGAAGCACTGACATGcgatttcaacaaatatAGGCCACATACGATTGCCACTGGTGGCGTGGACAATGTTATTCGTATCTGGGATCTGAGGATGACGAGCAAAAACAACTCTTCTCCATCCATTTGCGTTAACGAGGTTGTCGGCGGGCATGAACTGGCAGTCAGAAAAGTTTGCTGGTCTCCACACCATTCTAATATTTTCCTCTCAACATCTTACGATATGACTTGCTGCGTATGGCAGGACGTCAGTTATACTGATAGACGCAGCACAGGGAAAACAAACAGCATAGATCCCAATCGGGGTTGTCGATTTAAGTTTACCCAACATTCAGAGTTTGTTTATGGTGCGGATTGGAGTTTGTGGGGCCAACCAGGTTACATTGCATCGACAGCATGGGATGGTAACGTTTTCATCTGGAATGCTTTCCAAAGATGA
- the SAN1 gene encoding ubiquitin-protein ligase SAN1 (similar to Saccharomyces cerevisiae SAN1 (YDR143C); ancestral locus Anc_8.317), giving the protein MSGNDSDQNMDRAEDTENPPAPASEPANGERPTRSITVSIQYSYFNPNGLANLNPNQPNGNAEGNGETPTVNRPDGALILSFRDVPTSTPQERLESIISIAAELAMRRFSDMMSQPKGITKEQFEQLPALKVRELADRHNTICSICYDAYEDELSNIFKRTREDDLDGRDGLQKKQRSESPVVVPTEQSSSQQDENTEQAPNVMEPPTYKHSPVVLPCNHVFGRECLFKWSQLENSCPLCRHKIVEAAAGQSGEDSNGAVANQNAEAFERIRQALYNPSAPDQQTEGPTSTNAGNDLHNFTFSRSGIVLLRPDTRAGLATGEAGAQTENENGATATNEGTGEQSDSTPLNSINSPDSRRIQWIPLPITAIQLPTSLNNENNDDTNDGESAPSGRPANERLRSILNNIFNSISTESTASESAERTASTPTLSTTESSTSSASQSNTPPVPRRRSFLDHILRITNRHRNRSDSNNTESGSLPIPHPQASNSMFNSGVASYRNPDGQVSTFHVSDGPLPLPPRNNQSTRNSNSGNEDETHQGPSQQTNGDAASGSND; this is encoded by the coding sequence ATGAGTGGCAACGACAGTGACCAAAATATGGATCGTGCAGAAGATACTGAGAACCCTCCTGCTCCTGCTAGTGAACCTGCAAACGGCGAGAGGCCTACAAGAAGTATAACCGTTTCGATCCAGTATTCCTACTTCAATCCCAATGGTTTGGCAAACTTAAACCCTAATCAACCAAATGGAAATGCTGAGGGGAATGGTGAAACTCCTACAGTGAATAGACCTGATGGAGCCTTGATCCTGTCATTTAGAGATGTTCCTACTTCAACACCACAAGAGAGATTGGAGTCTATCATCTCCATCGCAGCCGAGTTGGCTATGCGTCGTTTCAGTGATATGATGTCTCAACCCAAGGGTATTACtaaagaacaatttgaacaacttcCTGCTCTGAAAGTGAGGGAATTGGCAGATAGACACAATACAATTTGTAGCATCTGCTATGATGCTTACGAGGATGAGTTGTCGAATATATTCAAGAGGACTAGAGAGGATGACTTGGATGGCAGAGACGGGTTACAAAAGAAACAGAGATCGGAATCGCCAGTAGTAGTTCCGACTGAACAATCATCTTCACAGCAAGATGAGAACACAGAGCAGGCACCAAATGTAATGGAGCCCCCAACATATAAGCACTCACCAGTAGTACTACCATGTAATCATGTTTTTGGTAGAGAATGTCTCTTCAAGTGGTCGCAGCTGGAAAACAGTTGTCCGTTGTGCAGACACAAGATAGTCGAAGCTGCAGCTGGGCAATCGGGTGAGGATTCCAATGGAGCTGTAGCGAATCAAAATGCTGAAGCTTTCGAAAGAATAAGGCAAGCGTTGTATAATCCCTCGGCACCAGATCAGCAGACAGAGGGACCCACAAGTACCAATGCGGGCAACGATTTGCATAATTTCACCTTTTCTCGCTCTGGTATAGTGCTTTTAAGGCCTGATACTCGAGCTGGTCTAGCTACAGGAGAAGCAGGGGCTCAGACGGAAAATGAAAATGGGGCTACGGCGACGAACGAGGGTACCGGTGAGCAATCGGATTCAACCCCATTGAACTCAATCAATAGTCCAGACTCTAGAAGAATACAATGGATACCTCTTCCCATAACGGCAATCCAATTGCCTACCAGCCTTAATAATGAAAACAATGATGACACCAATGATGGGGAATCCGCACCTTCAGGACGTCCTGCAAACGAAAGATTAAGATCTATACTGAACAACATTTTCAATAGCATTTCTACTGAGTCTACTGCTTCAGAGTCTGCGGAACGAACGGCCTCTACGCCAACCCTCTCCACAACTGAATCTTCTACAAGTTCAGCTTCACAATCAAATACCCCACCTGTCCCTCGCCGGAGATCGTTTTTGGATCACATCCTGAGAATAACGAATCGTCATAGAAACCGTTCAGACAGTAACAATACCGAATCGGGCTCTTTACCTATTCCACATCCTCAGGCATCAAACAGCATGTTTAACTCTGGTGTTGCTAGTTACAGAAATCCAGATGGACAAGTTTCTACCTTTCATGTAAGTGATGGCCCTTTGCCATTGCCACCTCGTAATAATCAGTCTACAAGAAATTCTAACAGCGgtaatgaagatgaaactCATCAGGGACCTTCTCAGCAGACTAATGGCGATGCGGCAAGTGGTAGTAATGATTAA
- the TDEL0F04450 gene encoding pepsin-like aspartic protease (similar to Saccharomyces cerevisiae MKC7 (YDR144C) and YPS1 (YLR120C); ancestral locus Anc_8.318) encodes MQLLPAALISGFLLGSQAVALSDVDEKPGKYVHLSFDKLRGNSYEEAGKGNKPSAELRKRDDGYEEIEIYNEQNFYSIELEIGTPSQNVTVLLDTGSSDLWVSSPENPYCIDSDDTKPVTQLSTSTLATSSGTATSSGNSGIATVDCSEYGTFDPSKSTSFRSNNTAFSISYGDTTFASGTWGTDNFDLGDLNVTNLSFAVANQSNSTVGVMGIGLAGLQSTYVGVNSASSGAYQYENFPMALKSQGIIDRNAYSLFLNEPDADKGSVLFGAVDHSKYSGQLYTVPMLNMYRNRGIQNPIEFDVTVQGVSVTSGSTIRNLTNTQFPALLDSGTTLSYMPYTLTQLIAGAVGAQYSQYTGYYSMRCPSENNDTRLNFDFGGFQISANLSSYLLSSRSSSSTCYLGMIPLTSNAAIFGDNFLVHAYVVYDLENYEISMAQAAFNNSDSQIEVISDSIPSAVRAQGYSSTWSTNQAISTSGSGSGSGTARTTTTSSNGASGARNAVGDTLAPSPLFLLFATIISFFI; translated from the coding sequence ATGCAGTTACTACCTGCTGCTTTGATTTCAGGCTTTTTGTTGGGCAGCCAGGCGGTTGCGTTAAGTGACGTTGACGAGAAACCAGGCAAATACGTGCACTTGTCCTTTGACAAGCTGCGTGGTAACAGTTACGAAGAAGCTGGTAAGGGGAATAAACCCAGTGCAGAGTTAAGGAAACGGGATGACGGTTACGAGGAGATTGAAATATACAACGAACAGAATTTCTACTCGATAGAGTTGGAAATTGGTACGCCTAGTCAAAATGTTACTGTGCTGCTGGATACCGGTTCTTCCGATTTGTGGGTTTCGAGTCCTGAGAATCCGTACTGTATAGACTCAGATGATACGAAACCGGTTACTCAATTATCTACATCGACCTTGGCCACTTCCAGTGGAACTGCTACTTCTAGTGGTAACAGCGGTATTGCCACTGTGGATTGTAGCGAATATGGTACTTTTGACCCATCCAAGTCTACTTCTTTTAGATCCAACAATACGGCTTTCTCTATCAGTTATGGTGATACTACCTTTGCCTCTGGTACCTGGGGTACTGATAATTTCGACCTGGGCGATCTAAATGTCACGAACCTCTCGTTTGCTGTGGCTAACCAGAGTAACTCCACCGTTGGTGTTATGGGAATTGGTTTAGCTGGTCTCCAAAGTACATATGTTGGTGTGAATTCCGCATCCTCCGGTGCGTACCAGTACGAAAACTTCCCGATGGCTTTGAAATCACAAGGTATTATTGACCGTAATGCTTACTCATTATTCTTGAACGAGCCGGATGCTGACAAGGGTAGTGTTTTATTTGGTGCAGTCGACCACAGCAAATACTCCGGTCAACTATACACCGTCCCAATGTTGAACATGTACAGGAACAGAGGTATTCAGAATCCAATCGAATTTGACGTTACAGTTCAAGGTGTGTCGGTGACATCGGGCAGCACGATCAGGAACCTCACCAACACCCAGTTTCCTGCTTTGTTGGACTCCGGTACTACTCTGAGCTACATGCCTTACACTTTAACTCAACTGATCGCTGGTGCAGTTGGAGCCCAGTACTCTCAATATACGGGTTATTACTCCATGCGTTGTCCTTCCGAGAACAACGATACCCGGTTGAACTTTGATTTCGGCGGATTCCAAATCTCCGCTAATCTTTCCAGCTACCTATTGAGTTCAAGATCTTCGTCTAGTACGTGTTACTTAGGTATGATCCCACTGACCTCAAATGCTGCCATCTTTGGTGACAACTTCTTAGTCCATGCCTATGTGGTCTACGATTTGGAAAACTACGAAATCTCCATGGCTCAAGCCGCATTCAACAACAGCGACTCACAGATCGAAGTCATCTCAGACTCTATCCCCAGCGCAGTCAGAGCACAAGGTTACTCATCCACTTGGTCCACGAACCAAGCAATAAGCACTAGCGGATCCGGTAGTGGTAGTGGTACAGCAAGAACTACGACCACATCTTCCAACGGAGCTTCTGGTGCGAGAAATGCTGTAGGCGATACATTGGCTCCATCACCACTATTTCTACTATTCGCCACTATCATCTCTTTTTTTATCTAA
- the TDEL0F04460 gene encoding putative amidotransferase (similar to Saccharomyces cerevisiae YLR126C; ancestral locus Anc_8.320), with protein MIVPKVAIFYTDYESDWVKPWRSFAQMGIKVLEQGRILEGDQDLKVEYPIFDIYNEHFPDLKEITKANGYIGIYITGSKFDSFDTETKWIVDLRNYLKIILNDSKYPPVAGICFGHQVVAASLGCKVGRNPQGFEGGVMPVSLNPTGQKLFQGYKTLNLSEMHKDVVLEVPEGCSNWGSTPQCALQGFYKPERLLTFQGHPEFTNMIVKWGLQRIPQDIESRVLDSIDSFQNDGPRAAAFIWKLFKRDI; from the coding sequence ATGATAGTTCCCAAAGTAGCAATCTTTTACACCGACTACGAGTCCGATTGGGTCAAACCATGGAGGAGTTTCGCTCAGATGGGTATCAAAGTGCTAGAACAAGGCCGTATTCTGGAAGGCGACCAAGACCTTAAAGTTGAATACCCAATTTTCGACATCTACAACGAGCACTTCCCTGACTTGAAAGAGATCACCAAAGCCAATGGTTACATTGGTATCTACATTACGGGTTCCAAATTTGATTCGTTCGATACGGAAACCAAATGGATCGTCGACTTACGCAACTATCTAAAGATTATTCTAAATGACTCCAAGTATCCTCCAGTCGCTGGAATTTGTTTTGGCCATCAGGTGGTCGCTGCATCATTAGGTTGTAAAGTCGGCAGGAATCCACAAGGATTCGAAGGCGGAGTAATGCCCGTTTCACTGAACCCCACTGGCCAAAAACTGTTTCAAGGATACAAGACTCTTAATCTTTCTGAGATGCATAAAGACGTAGTCCTCGAAGTTCCTGAAGGTTGTAGCAACTGGGGCTCCACCCCCCAGTGCGCACTCCAGGGCTTTTACAAACCAGAAAGACTACTAACATTTCAAGGGCACCCAGAGTTCACCAACATGATAGTGAAATGGGGTCTACAGAGGATCCCACAGGATATTGAATCCCGTGTGCTGGACTCCATTGACTCTTTTCAAAACGATGGCCCCCGAGCAGCTGCCTTCATATGGAAGCTGTTCAAGAGGGATATATAG
- the APC2 gene encoding anaphase promoting complex subunit 2 (similar to Saccharomyces cerevisiae APC2 (YLR127C); ancestral locus Anc_8.321): protein MSECHSSELPVIIDSIKEVALRLHPGCEDDLEALLTWLNPNESESNHHMRPPPLRLKDAIKLFVNQYYNSGYISGSDGEINKGPEFELGNQLRQFYIYQVRIHFFTSFNLIQTFKDIQRLEKYYVSPLAYIHLFESSGYEWIIERDGLRHYLLNRNMEFHNNMKQRMESLFMQDDFEYVAEMLDWVEKAHTSLSSKDILLDLIIAKVKQFCDDHMMGVYGKTYLVMKTFNKFIIKYWSNFAQLLGCPQDDHGLTNVVYTCFEKQFIRIRTQEVFDIFVNEFPNSKPTIIEMRKLITHSTDFKTIVIAFLSTFEKKVLNPSVTTTDALLAYVKSVKAFLTLDPSGRYLQSVISFVKQTFQERSDLVVILLYAILDLQLDGLVGSHIQVDPVCLKALASELRDPELGIENDIYPDDNLANVATGMAKLNYEGCLPYEEVMQRFLSWNPDPRDMAPRAISKQSPSHMSLLDILMELFESKDFFVSEFLKLLTKRLLSLKFYNLDRNWSKCLQLLKKKLARGAPNISLAPTGQQNNSERGDDYSNINSNDVMLWDVKLSYELCKQMHQVSGLDQRIYPKFISYLYWNCQLESKNDFEIPEPLNSEFEKYSRVYSEVKAGRALKLLKDQGVIELDLEFKDGRVLQCDVTLEQYAVIQQFDEDSYANRLMAETISLYLNMEISRVKSALQFWVEKGVLYQVDAFYATQESRQDSNIKTAKSDSVGSFFEKNETIIEEETTLSKTLNAIWPFVQGMLTNLGSLKAAKIHSFLKVTVPKEVGYIVVTQSQLESYLNSLVEEERLACTTSGSYKLPSI from the coding sequence ATGTCGGAATGCCATTCAAGTGAGCTGCCTGTCATTATTGACagtatcaaagaagttgCTCTGCGGCTGCATCCCGGATGCGAAGACGATTTAGAAGCACTGCTAACATGGTTAAATCCCAATGAATCAGAGAGTAATCATCATATGAGACCACCACCATTGCGACTGAAAGATGCTATAAAACTGTTTGTTAATCAGTATTATAATAGTGGCTATATTTCAGGTTCTGATGGTGAGATTAACAAAGGACCGGAGTTCGAACTAGGCAACCAGCTTCGCCAGTTCTACATATATCAAGTGCGCATTCATTTTTTCACATCCTTCAACCTGATACAAACTTTCAAGGATATACAGAGGTTGGAGAAGTACTATGTCTCCCCGCTAGCGTACATTCACCTGTTCGAGTCCAGTGGATACGAATGGATCATAGAGAGGGATGGACTGCGACATTACCTGTTGAATAGAAACATGGAGTTCCACAATAACATGAAGCAGCGAATGGAAAGTCTATTTATGCAGgatgattttgaatatGTCGCAGAGATGTTGGACTGGGTGGAAAAGGCTCATACAAGCCTCTCTTCTAAGGATATACTTCTTGATCTAATTATAGCTAAGGTGAAACAATTCTGTGATGATCATATGATGGGGGTATATGGGAAGACGTACCTAGTCATGAAGAcgttcaacaaattcatcatcaagtaTTGGTCAAATTTTGCTCAGTTATTAGGGTGTCCTCAGGATGACCATGGACTGACAAATGTGGTTTATACTTGTTTCGAAAAACAGTTCATCAGAATTCGAACGCAAGAGGTCTTTGATATATTCGTGAATGAATTTCCGAACTCTAAACCAACGATTATAGAGATGAGGAAATTAATTACTCATTCGACAGATTTCAAGACAATTGTTATTGCGTTTCTTTctacctttgaaaagaaggtGTTAAATCCCAGTGTCACTACGACGGATGCCCTTCTGGCTTACGTTAAGAGCGTCAAGGCTTTTCTCACCCTTGATCCGAGTGGAAGGTACCTTCAATCAGTCATATCTTTTGTGAAACAAACATTTCAAGAGCGCTCAGATCTTGTGGTTATCCTACTCTATGCAATTTTGGATCTACAACTGGACGGATTGGTCGGCAGCCATATTCAGGTGGATCCAGTTTGTTTGAAAGCTCTGGCTTCGGAGTTGAGAGATCCAGAACTAGGCATTGAGAATGACATATATCCCGATGACAATCTGGCAAACGTTGCCACGGGGATGGCGAAACTGAATTATGAGGGCTGTCTTCCCTACGAGGAAGTCATGCAACGGTTTCTCTCTTGGAACCCTGATCCCAGAGACATGGCACCACGAGCAATCAGCAAGCAATCCCCATCTCATATGAGTCTCCTGGACATTCTGATGGAGCTATTCgaatcaaaagattttttCGTCAGcgaatttttgaagcttctgaCTAAGAGGTTATTGTCCTTGAAGTTCTACAATTTGGATCGAAATTGGTCCAAGTGCTTACAattactgaagaaaaaactgGCCAGAGGAGCACCCAACATATCATTAGCGCCCACTGGTCAACAGAACAACAGTGAGCGAGGTGATGATTATTCTAATATTAATTCTAATGACGTTATGCTCTGGGATGTTAAACTCAGCTACGAATTGTGCAAACAGATGCATCAGGTCAGCGGCCTGGACCAACGCATCTACCCCAAATTTATTTCATATCTATATTGGAACTGCCAACTTGAAAGTAAAAATGATTTCGAGATACCAGAGCCTTTGAATAGtgagtttgaaaagtaCAGCAGGGTTTACAGTGAAGTGAAAGCAGGGAGAGCACTCAAACTACTCAAGGATCAAGGTGTTATTGAACTCGATCTGGAGTTCAAAGACGGGAGAGTACTCCAGTGTGATGTTACTCTTGAGCAATATGCGGTGATTCAACAGTTCGACGAAGACAGTTATGCCAACAGGTTAATGGCCGAAACCATCAGTTTATACTTGAACATGGAGATTTCAAGGGTTAAAAGTGCATTACAATTCTGGGTTGAGAAAGGTGTCTTGTATCAGGTAGATGCGTTCTACGCCACACAGGAGTCGAGGCAGGACAGCAATATCAAAACTGCTAAGAGCGACAGTGTTGGTTCATTTTTCGAGAAGAATGAAACaatcattgaagaagaaaccacattatcaaagactttgaacgCCATCTGGCCATTCGTTCAAGGTATGCTTACCAATCTTGGCAGCTTAAAGGCCGCCAAGATCCACTCTTTTTTAAAAGTCACAGTGCCGAAGGAAGTCGGTTACATTGTAGTAACCCAGTCCCAATTGGAATCCTATTTGAATTCCCTagtcgaagaagagagacTAGCCTGTACGACAAGCGGCTCTTACAAATTGCCAAGTATATAG
- the DCN1 gene encoding NEDD8 ligase DCN1 (similar to Saccharomyces cerevisiae DCN1 (YLR128W); ancestral locus Anc_8.322): MPQKDDLVSEFVSLTQCESKTAKDFLRRNQWKLEYALNDYYDQMPGGFIEEPHTPVTYPEELLALYDKYVLEDQNKIDIDGMIQLIEDLDYKLEDLVTICLAKLLHCTRLADGISKDQFLHNWYMQGCSTLPQMRHVLDDLDTKLHTDLEYMTDIYNYTFDLALDQNKRDLDTDTAAEYWRLFFQPGTAVHVNPALLNSWLAFLDSEQKTVVTRDTWKMLLEFFKQFPSLSAVKTSYNEADAWPYIIDEYYEYLEDSRLI; this comes from the exons ATG CCTCAAAAGGATGATTTAGTGAGTGAATTTGTATCCCTTACACAGTGCGAATCCAAGACAGCCAAGGACTTCCTTAGAAGAAATCAGTGGAAGTTGGAATATGCGTTGAACGACTACTACGATCAAATGCCTGGTGGATTTATAGAAGAGCCGCACACACCAGTGACATACCCCGAGGAACTATTAGCACTATATGATAAATACGTTCTGGAAGACCAAAACAAGATAGATATCGATGGCATGATCCAGCTgattgaagatctcgatTACAAGCTAGAAGATCTGGTGACAATATGTCTTGCCAAACTACTACATTGCACCAGGCTGGCAGATGGAATAAGCAAGGATCAGTTTCTACACAATTGGTACATGCAAGGATGCTCGACATTACCTCAAATGCGCCATGTTCTGGATGACCTCGACACCAAGCTCCACACAGACCTAGAGTACATGACAGACATCTACAATTACACTTTCGACTTAGCTCTCGACCAAAACAAGCGTGATCTAGATACAGATACTGCCGCAGAGTACTGGCGCCTTTTCTTTCAACCAGGAACTGCCGTACATGTCAACCCAGCTCTTTTAAACTCATGGCTAGCCTTCCTCGATAGCGAACAGAAGACAGTTGTTACTAGGGACACTTGGAAGATGTTACtagaatttttcaagcaatttccttctctcAGCGCCGTCAAGACAAGCTACAATGAGGCAGACGCCTGGCCATACATTATAGATGAGTATTACGAGTATCTTGAGGACTCACGACTGATATGA